gcatctaacaccgttttgctaatcggtacaacgtatactgaggcaaccgacatgcaccactatacgcggcaccgatattgtcgtggggccggggaagtcgagtgtaactggcagttgcctcagtgtacgcgctagccgtcgctgcgtgcggaccgtttaaactgttctacgagcacataatttgatagtatataaaaaaaaaacatgttttggtttggcaagaccacaatagccgtatttctcatagacagtcatggaaactaaatccaatgtgaaaccttttcgtgatctatttcgctatgattctttggcaaatgtatgggatgtcaacataacattggtagtacaacggttccaccccagtaccagtacgtgattcagtttcctcggctatacctacatgtacgcgtgctagaaatataacattgcagtattacattgcattttggtagttgagcatccccaaaaagaaggcgaaggcatgcatgctttaattaaaatgagaacagtaaatttcaatatacctacaggttgataaaaaaaatcctgtactatactgtaacccatattagggctactgattactaatacgatataagtgggaaaacatcgaaattagaaagtcttcttgcgactccacttccatacaaaacttttttttttcgaatcagtatttttctacttggatcatattagtaattagtagccctaatgtggtttaaagtatagtacagggttttaataacaccctatacacattttttttatacacacctaagaaatggtacctggctatgtatatggcgaaaacgggtaaaccgtatgaagttatagaagtttcccaagactcagaaacagacacaaaattaaatctattgtcaagaagacattaatatataaggcgtattattaaaattaatgattatatcatggatagggaaatttggaaataattccgatccgcattggcgagtgcttactccaaatagcgaattgagaactgttttaaatatgtagttgtgttaaatacttgtgatgtatagatatcactaaaatatgattgtaaatctgtttacaaaatatacctaggtttattgccagactcttctcaacagagatttttacgaaccggtggtaaattttttgacattcataagtgcttgttacaatctaaattgaataaagatattttgactttgactcaatatttcatgtcaaagcttgtcttaagcaaagtgccaatcagactcgcgcacgaagggttccataccatctatacaacttcattaggattagcaaaaaaatggcaaaaaaaaacatttgttgtatgggggcccccttaaatatttattctgatctattttttgttatatatatattatatcgactacagttatacataatctgtgaaaatttcaactgtctaactatcatggttcatgagatacagcctggtgacagacggacggacagcgaagtagtataaagtagtagggtttccgtttataccctttgggtacggaaccctgaagaggcacaaaagctaaaccgttatgtggatacaaatgggtgcgatgcgatatatgtatcacatgaggaacctttcacaataaaatacgagtacacatttgaacaggaatacgaatacattgaatgtgcttccattaatttaaagcacttaatacaattacttttcttaataaaaccatttatatttcaagtgaggttttttataaaggtatatttctgtattttgtatagcacgtttaaaacattactagcggtatattggtacaagtggcatgctaatgttagcgtatattgatgcaagtgataaaaacgtttataaatcaatagatgaaggtaaaagagcatctgttttattgttcattgcaagccatataagtatttcatctaaaaattcatatacaatataaaaatatcgttagatcagtaatctacgcattacgccgtatactggagcaagtggtaattagctcagtataccgcacaactacaagatgtaaaatacgtatagtagtgtatctgcaattttctcaaaaactataagaaatttcaaaattccatgaatacaggtagaaagcaaatatttctTTGAAATGcaattttgaaaagtttatgaaaaataaagtaactCATCTTTTTGAAAGCTTCCTGGCATTTAATACCCTTGTACTGAATAGCTTAACACGGCAATATTATTGAATTTGTAATCATGATTTAGAAATACTGTGAAATAAGCACTGATAATACATCAGTGGAAATAAGTGAGAAAATGGTTTTCGCATGCTGAGAACGCAAGTCTCAgaaactcctagaaatcaatgttttatttgtaagaCAGCTAATATTGTACCAGActtaaattataactaccatgtACTGTATATACgcaagtgtttatttcattctaacatggATTTTTTAAGCGTTTAAATAATCCCAAAAAATCATATTGCTTTAAAATACTacttgttgcccgcgactccgtccgcgtctAGAAGtaagaaaaatagtttacgtcctgtTCTCAGACCTGctgaatatacaaaaaaaaaacataaaaatcggtgaAGCCGTTTCGGCGGAGTTTGGTCATAAACATTGTGAGACgagaattttataataatatattagaaagaaagatgTAGATATAACGGTctgctgaaataaaaaaatcaaagataacgtttgaaatgacaatgacacTTCAATTTTCccggcaaaaataaaaaataaaaaatgcactAACTGTAGCCCATTCAATCGCCTACATCGATGCTCtattatgtacattaaattgTTATTTGACCGAAAACACGTCGAcaatatttatatacttacacattgaatattcatagtcctctgaatttattcagtaactagtaaatgaaccatagaaattcagattctTAATTTCAGGTCGTGTGTTATGAGGCCTTTGGCATGGATGCATGAGCCTGACACATCatatccttaaaaaaaatagtttttcattgaaacaaaagacgttCGTCTAACGGAGTACTTTAAAGCCTATTTTAAGGAACACGACTTTGAGAAGTAACTATTTAAACGACCTGGCAAAGGAGCTAATTCATTGCACTTTTGGTTTATTCAATAATATGTTTGGTTTCTTCGGCGTAGAATTGATGATATTTAAGAGTTTTAATGAGTCAATCGTTCAGCAGCGGTTTATCCCTTAGTCTCTATCGATAAAATCTttcccatatcgaaaatacaaactgagacatggatgcacagaaaaaccaaaaaaagagaccagcgctgggaatcgaacccaggtcctcagaaatccgtgctgcgtgctataacccctacaccaccgctggacaggaatctagacacgaatttctcctatgcacacatatctcaggttacttttttccactacgctacttaagcagcagcactagcgacatctagtcATCACCTCCAAAAAGACTccgaaaaaccaatcataatttgattgcctAGTAGCGAcgtctcttgtctgggtgagcggttggttccaaaagaatgtgacgtctctcgatgagagcgaaactgCTGAGGATctgtgttcgattcccagcgctggtctctttttctggtttttctgtgcatccatgtctcagtttgtattttcgctatggtttcacgggatacccgtaaaagtaacgaatttggagttgaaataaaaaatacaaaaagactaagattggttttttggaatctttttgtattttttatttcaattccaaatttttactttggtcttatttttctgttttttctgtgcatctatatttcagtttgtattttcaatacaaaaagactccaaaaaccaatcataaaatctTTCCCGATTACGGACTTGCAACTCCGGCAAATTTTAATCACCATTTGTGACGGATAAATGTTTGCAGTAAGGGTAAAAAAAGATGAGAACTGCACACGCAACGGACCTGTCAAATATAACTTGACCCGCGTTGCATACTAATAAATTTTTCGTAAATATTTtggtaaaataaagaaattgacTAACCGATGAAAACTAATATTGATTGTTACACTTTTTAACTGTTGTTTCCGTATCATTTAAACAGGATATGTTGCCGTAAATTAAATCCTatcaaaaacattctgtaaaaaactagccaaatctcgatggagctgcttatttatctctaaaaagtaataaaatctaGACAAaatcgtgccaagtctaaggttccttactgtgatttctttattattatagttaatgttgtgtgacttggccgttgacttgtacctactcacgtataaagaatgttgagtcttaaatcttatccagtaaatgttgagactcaatacgcggacaatataaacattctttatacgttagtgggtacaagtcaacggcaAATCGCactaaggaaccttagacttggcacgactttgcctagatttcattactttttagagataaacaagcagctccatcgagacttggctagttttttactgaatgtttttggtaggatttcacttctttttgtagaaacgtgggcttattacttattatcaaATGAAGCGGCCcaccaagttgaatattttttgtgaaggcggtatgtcgatctctaatagtttggttgaactcttgtgttttctaaTCAGGGTCACCATGTACTCCAATGTATCTTCGATTatcctagtttttatagttttccctttatgtggccattaaaccctaactctgtaccaaatttcagctctctgagtttatgggaagtactagttctattttgatgatcaagAGTGAGTTCCAGAGATTctcaaataggggcctgaaaatgTGGCGAAATGGTTCCAGTGAAGGATGGTACGGCGgtgtttgcttcgcgctcgacttggcgggagcactaccgtgcccccagatctGTTTTAAATGTTAGCTGTCTCTTTGGTTCCAGTTTATGGCCCAAGCTGACAAACCACAGACTGACTAGTTGACAGGGTCGAGTCGCCTTATATTTCGTCTCTAAAGAGATAAGTGATCGTAGCTTACATATatgagtatattattatttattgggcttggcaccgacttcaaattgCTGACTTAGAAACatactttagtttttagggttccgtacccaaaggtgccaacagaaccctattactgagactccgctgtctgtctgtccgtccgtctgtcacagggctctatctcttaagccgtaatagctaggcacttgaaattttcacagattaacagtggccgctacaacaacaaatactaaaaataaaataaagttaaaaattaaagggggtcgtcatacaagaaacgtgtttcattcagcggtttttggttgctaggctgccaagatgacggctgtcagttgctaggggcaacgcgatgaccctatgttgtttttaatgttttactacttattaatttgcaattttgttagtgctattttataaaaccttcgataatataataattgtctctaagaccgtggtttattttttttgtgcagaattaagactaaataaaaatttatgatccacaaacctcagacacatacaacacacacttcacaaaagcaGACTTCAATAAAGTACTCACAGCCGCtgtgtttaatgttttttacactaagaAATGTCCGtaataattcatactaagtaacactatttatttacaagatcaaaatttaaaatcaggttaagatttattcactaattcataataagtacgcgccgtCGGCCGAATTACCGCGTTCAGCCACTTTTTTttgggcgacagccaaagaggatgagaatttaaaattgttctttattccaaatacttgcacctagtgcttacattttggtgatatgttttattaacttgtaatgtaatgtaactagttatgtttgttcgggtggaattaatatttcaacttaaatttgaagtggttATTATCTTCAACCAATTGAGCtcaaattttgcatgcatgtataaatccgatgacatgCAATATTAATTACtgtgacgtagagctgatctgatgatgaagttagatgttggccataggaactctgtaataaaacgacacgaccgcatcgattttggtctcatttaatgagggctatcgttttttgtctcactagatggcgcactgttgcgcgaggtttttaagtatggctttcaaagtctgttattacgggcgtgaaaacaaagtttagattaaaatcatatttaatacaccttaaaaccgtaccataaaaatatcgagcatgcaacagtgttgcatagtccccgttttgttcggaaaaaagggaggacaaaggtttccgaaagacaaaactgtctcaaaacacggacattcattgccccggatcgcatatttgctataattaatttcagatattgcaaaatattcacaaaattattctaattttaaatcaacccgcgtagctcacccaaaaactatgagatttgacatttcggagacctcacgctacactagcgccgctagtggtgaattcatacgcgatagccctcattcgacttgacgactacctactttggtaaccaggggcaaaaagtaccaccagcaaaaaagctatttttttttttacaaaaaattattacggaactatttgtttttaaaacattgtacggaggcgcgaaacccttcatgcgcgagtcgctcgcactcgcacttgaccgatttttcttattacttttaaatatgtaaaaaaatgatattttacatacttacttattttaatcgtttaaaaataagtaaacataaGTACTAATTGAATTTAATAGAATTTCATTTATAACTCATAAAATAACAGTGGTATGTTAAAAAACCATATATAAACGCGACGACTAAATGGCCGTTACTCATAGAAAATCAAGAGCACTGCCTCAGTGCTCACTGTatcaaatatgtattttattagtgCACTTATCGTCATAAATTTTGGCTTCTCacattgttttgtgttttttcgACACCGTGGCGTACCTGAATGGAATGatttaacttataaaaataatgacgtGAGTGACACTTCGGAAGAATGGATAGAACAGCCACTTGATCACTTTAATACAAATAATGAAACCTGGAAGATGAGATATTTCAAGAGACTTACTTTTTGGAAGCCCAACGGACCTATTTACCTGTACATTGGCGGTGACTTTGAGGTGTATTCTGAACTCTTAGAAATAAATTCCTTCTTAACGTGTCAGTTAGCAAACGAAACAAATGGAGCCCTATTTGCATCAGAACATCGTTACTATGGAGAAAGTATGCCCGTTGACATAAAAGACACCTCGTCGATGAAGTATTTGAGCTCGAAACAAGCGTTGGCTGACTTGGCTGCGTTAATTACAACTATAAAGTCTGCTCCCGAATTTAAATCGTCAAAGGTAGTTGTGATTGGCGGATCATATGCGGGGAATCTCGCTGCTTGGATGAGACTTCTTTACCCAGACCTCGTAGATGCTGCAGTGTCGAGCAGTGCGCCCGTTTTGGCAAAAAAAGATTATTACGAATATCTTGAGGTGGTTAGTgatatgtttgaaaaatatgGGTCCGCTGATTGcgttaacaaaataaatgatttttttaaacacattaCGGAATTACTTAAAACTTCGGATGGAATCGAAGAACTAAAAAAAGAATTCGGAATTTGTAATGACACCGATATGAATATCTTAGAGAATCAACAATCGtttattgattatttaattacttgGGATTTCCCATATTCTACCCCtgatgatataaaatatatatgtcgTTACCTTCTTACAGAAAATTGGGAGCGatcaatgcaaaaaaaataaaattttccatAAACAATTGACTTCCCAATATCGTAGCACTACAAGTACTGCAGTAAAAACgctttttaaactaaaaaaaaggtcaGAAATTACACCGGGCGATTGGCCGATGTgttctgactttgactttaagcGTGCTATGGATTTCATGAGGAAAAATAGAAAGGAGTGGATGGTTGTTTCAACTTATCAGTCATGTACTGAGTATGGTGATACTTATACCACGAATTCTGATAAACAACCTTTTGGTCACAATTTACCActtgattatttcataaaacaatgtCAAGCCATATTTGGTGAGGATTTCAACGAGAAACGAATCGACGATGGAGTAGCACAGACCAATGCAATGTTTGGTGGAATAACGCCCAACGTAACAAATGTGGTGTTTACTCATGGAGACATGGACCCTTGGAATAGACTAGGAGTACTTAAAGATCTGTCTGACACTGCAGTGGTGAGAATAACAAATGGAACTACTGACTGTGCACTGTTGTATAACGACTCTCCAGCATTCTTCAAAGATAGAGAGTATGTGAAgcaaatgattaaaaaatggaTAGAAAAAGCTTAACGCATGTTAAAGATGTGTACTTTTTATCTGTCATTTTTTCGTTCGTTCATTTCGttcgttctttttatgttgagttttaaagatttttcttaaatatttgtAACCACAGCGCACTAAGTATTGAGATAGTTGACAATTATCGCCTTTTTCTTGAAGCAGACCTCACGACAATGTCCTGTAGATATGTTTAGACGGGCGCCGCTGTTTTGCGATATTGTTATTACCACAATGTGACCAGAATGGAAGAGACTGTTATTCCGTTTAATTACGACACATGTATTCTATATGAAACGACATTTTCAATCCTACTTATTTGATGATTTTTCAATGCAACTTGCTTTATAAGTTAAtttaagatttgtttttttggaatctttttgtatttgttatttcaattccaaattttttgttacttttacgttcatcccgtaaaacctatatcgaaaatacaaactgaaatatacatgcacagaaaaaccttCTCCTTCTTTATTTACTGTAATGTGGCAAGGGCCTATAATGTATATTCATATTTTGTCTGGTTTAGTGTAAAAATAAAGCTAATTTCATCTTTTCATTGTATCAATTCCGGCATTTAAtacccgcggtagaggacgaccaccaaaaagatggacagatgatatccggcaacaagctggcgtaaactggacgCGAGTGGCAAtggataggcaagactggaaaagtggagaggaggcctatgtccgaagacgggcgctataagggctgttatagatagatagatagactgACTGAATAGCTTAACACggcaatattatttattttgtaatcatGATTTAGAAATACTGTGAAATAAGTGAGCAAATGGTTTTCGCATGCTGAGAACGCAAGTCATCCAAcacatttttttgaaaaatttagttaattataCTTAAAGTCATTTAAAGGCATACTTCACGATGTAGATGTAGATGTAGAACAGACACTTTTTTGTTCGTAGAGACAGAATTATATTGAGTTTCTTCATCACAGACACCCCGTTGGAACGACAGCGCTCGTTTCAATATTGCGTCTCAAATGGTATTAAATACGTGTTACTTTTGTTTTGAAAGTGACTTAAAACTGAATGAGTCGTAGGAATGAGTAGGCATAGATTCTTATAGAGTCCTTTTAGTGGTTTCTTGGTAGAAatgagagcgttaagaagtatgttAGGTGTGAAATTGAATGGCAGAATTAGAAATAATTCGATAATggaacgctgtggtgtaaatgaaggtaCTATAGTCACACGGgttgagaaagggatgcttggatggttttggcatgttgagagaaagaatgaaaacagattgactaagcaaatttataagacgagcgtgaatgggaacattgggagaggaaggcttagacgaacgtaccacgatcaaatcggggacgttctgcagaaaggtcgggtcaggagtactctaaaccgacggtgcatgcatgaaaagattgatgaagaTAGaagaagcgagagttgtatgccagaatcgtagcaagtggaagggtgtagtctctgcctaccccgttggaaaagaggcgtgattttatgtatgtatgtatataaactgATTCTTTATGAGTTATCACGacattatgaaattattttcactttcaaaCCGACTTAATCTGAAATGATGGAGGCTATACATACAAAGTGACTCTTTTTAttcatctatatatatatttttaaatgtttcgaAATAAACAATCACAATTCCGTGACGGTGATGAATCAaggaaatgtaaataaaacacacaaatgaattatttttaaaatacatctATTACGATAAAAAATTCACCTGTTCAAACATTAGGAAAACTAAATTACAATCAAATTTTTGCGAATTGtccaaaccactgaaccgatttagacgaattTCGATgttcagatagtttgagtccaggCTGgcttttatcccagaaaactgCACAGATTccgcgggatatcgataaacgaattcaacgcagacggagtcgcgggcaacaggcagGATCTATAAGGGAATATTTTAGAACTGTTGGTTGGCTctattgtaaatttaataaatgcaagcgatattttgtattacaagattttttttgacttgAGTTCACGAAGCGGCGGAGGTATATCTAAACCTTCCCCTAAACGCGGCCGACCTATGAGCCTCCTCATTATTGACAATACAACCGCACGAGAGGGCCTAGCGCCACAGAGCCTTTTCTGCCCGACCAAGTTAATTTCTTAAAGAGGTATCTTAGAGTTTTAGTGACGGAAGTTTTAGTattgacaatgtaaaataaaagacAGGCCAACATAAGCTCCTGTCTACCCGAAATTCGGAGCCAGTTTGCATTGTTAATAAATCGGGTAACATGGAAGCGCGGAGGTATCTTAAAGCAGTTTCGTTCTCAGCATGCGTTTTGTTTAAACATTTTCAAGTATAAGATGCTACTTAATCTACATCCCGTCAGAATTTGGCACTTTTACTTTGAAGGTTACACGACATTGTGGCGGTTTAGCGGGCGAGGGCGAGGACTCCCGAACCCACATTGCACGTGCCACCCTGGCCGGGCGCCTCTAAAATCTTCGGGGCGCAGCGCCCCAATGCCAGCTTGGGGCgcagagagggagagggagccTATCGCGGTAAAATGCTGGCGATCCCGTGGCGTCCGCATAAGGGCCGAAAGGGTAAGgtcgtgtgttttttttttggtatgctccctacagaaacgaaccgctgccagaaaagtaggttaggttaggttagtactAGTTGTCGCGGTTGGAACACGCAAGTGCGCCCGTGGCATCTGCTGAAAGCAAAGACGACCATCGACAGGTTTTAGTGGGTATGCCTCTCTTCTTCCTTCCACTCAGGAAGGGGGAGGAGAGGAGAGTCCCACATAACCACTCGCATCGTCCCCACGATGCGGGGGTATGCGTAAGGCATTTCCTGTCgttaaaaagaaaaaggttAGTACTATTACTagctaattttttcgtaatggctacggagccctatttcgggcgtgtccgacacgctcttggccggttttcgtTCTAGTTGCACAGAAAAGTGGATactatgttagggcaccgaacTGTACGTGCATTCAACTACAAACCTATCGATATgggcaaagttacaaaaatatgtatccatcccagcctatatatatacgtcccactgctgtgcacaggcctcctttcagaacaagagggcgtgggccatagttcccacgcgggcccagtgcggattgggaaattcacacgcaccattgaattgcttcgcaggtttgtgcagggttcctcacgatgttttccttcaccgcaaagctcgtggtaagtatcaaatgtaattccacacatgaatttcgtaaaactcataggtgcgagccggggtttgaacccacgactctctgcttcagaggcgatggGTTAAACcaccaggccaccacggcttaaaaaatacacaaaaatacaaacatatgggtcactaaatattattttgccaataaagtcgtgtacaaatccatgtttttgtaactttggcagtAGCAATATTTTTGTagtcgactgtacctacgtagggaggctgtacctacctatggatACTGATTGaaagtattaagtatttgtttgcgaaatcgCAAaccggtcccagctcagcatagtgttggccgcgTAGACCAACGCTGGTcgtccgctgtgaccgcttggcgaatAATAACAATTTCAACAAGCATAGCAATTTCAGGAAAGAATGCTAATAAGCCATTTTGATAAGTGGAACTTTTATAGCTAggtagtaaaacaaaaaaaaatgtaaatcatATTGATAACGTAGGACAGGTGTAAATTGTGTTTAATATAGcctttacccgtggctttgcGCACGTGAACAGTTACCTATTGCaattgaattattttactaattgtTATGGGGGAAAGCttttgtccaacagtgaacgttcTAGGGCTGATACGATAACGATGAGGACtaaattgttatgaaaattgaattattttactaattgtTATGGGGGAAGACTtcgtccaacagtgaacgttcTAGGGCTGATACGATAACGATGAGGACtaaattgttatgaaaattgaattattttactaattgtTATGGGGGAAGACTtcgtccaacagtgaacgttcTAGGGCTGATACGATAACGATGAGGAcaaaattgttatgaaaattgaattattttactaatttttatgggggaagcctttgtccaacagtgaacgttcTAGGGCTGATACGATAACGATGAGGACtaaattgttatgaaaattgaattattttac
Above is a window of Choristoneura fumiferana chromosome 18, NRCan_CFum_1, whole genome shotgun sequence DNA encoding:
- the LOC141438378 gene encoding LOW QUALITY PROTEIN: putative serine protease K12H4.7 (The sequence of the model RefSeq protein was modified relative to this genomic sequence to represent the inferred CDS: deleted 1 base in 1 codon; substituted 1 base at 1 genomic stop codon) gives rise to the protein MRYFKRLTFWKPNGPIYLYIGGDFEVYSELLEINSFLTCQLANETNGALFASEHRYYGESMPVDIKDTSSMKYLSSKQALADLAALITTIKSAPEFKSSKVVVIGGSYAGNLAAWMRLLYPDLVDAAVSSSAPVLAKKDYYEYLEVVSDMFEKYGSADCVNKINDFFKHITELLKTSDGIEELKKEFGICNDTDMNILENQQSFIDYLITWDFPYSTPDDIKYICRYLLTENWERSMQKKXIFHKQLTSQYRSTTSTAVKTLFKLKKRSEITPGDWPMCSDFDFKRAMDFMRKNRKEWMVVSTYQSCTEYGDTYTTNSDKQPFGHNLPLDYFIKQCQAIFGEDFNEKRIDDGVAQTNAMFGGITPNVTNVVFTHGDMDPWNRLGVLKDLSDTAVVRITNGTTDCALLYNDSPAFFKDREYVKQMIKKWIEKA